In Cellulomonas sp. Y8, the genomic stretch CGCGCGCGAGGGCCTGAGCAACCGGCAGATCGCCGACCAGCTCTACCTGAGCGTCCGGACGGTCGAGAACCACATGAGCCGCGCCCTGCGGAAGCTCGGGCTGGTCAGCCGGGGCGAGCTGGTGCAGTGGGGCGGCTGACGGGCACGCCCTGACGCAGGGCCCGGGGGATCTCGGCGACCTCGTCGACGACGGCGAGCAGCTGCGCCACGGCGTCGTCGGGGGCCGTGGTGTCGAGCCGCACCTCGTAGGTGATGCCCGTGGACGCCCAGGTCTCGGGCGCGAACCCGCCGCGCGCCGTCACGGCGGCGCCGGCGAGCGGCAGGCCCCGGGCGTGCGCCTCGCGGAACAGGTCGTTGAGCACGCAGCCGGCGACCGCGAGGTGCAGCAGGTGCGCGCCGGTGAAGGCGACCGTGGCGCGGACGCCGCCGTCCGTCCACCGGTGGGGGAGGGCGAGCGCGTCGCCGTCCGCGGGCGCCAGCGTGCCCGCGCCGACCGTGACCGCGAAGTCCTCGGGCACCGGCGGTCCTCCCCTCGGGTGTCGACGGCAGCGTAGGCGCCCGACCTCGCGGCACCTACGTGGGGCGGAGCGTGACGCTCACCGACGGCCCGCGGACCCTCAGGCCGGCGCCTCCCGCCACTCAACGGAGCCGCCTGCACCACTCACCCCGCGGTGAGCGGCGGTCCGGGGCGCCTTGAATGGACGACGTCGGAGGGCCTGCAGCGGCTGACAGGCCCTCCGACGTCGAGGTCGCCGGTGCTCGGCACCGCCCCCCGTCGGGCACCGGGGCCCTCGTCGTCGCATCGTGATCTCGGTCACGAGCGCCGACGGTCGACCTGCGGCGATGCTCCCGGCCTGTGACCACGCTGTGTGAGCGTTCACCCCCGCGGACGCCAGATTGTTGACCGCTGCACCATCGGGGGCCATAGTTCATCTCGACGGTGCGCATCGCCTGCCCCCTGCGCGGTGCGCACCGTTCACCACGTCGCCGTCGTCGCCCGTCGAGCCGCCGCTCCGGGCCCGCGGCCACCCCTCCGGGTCGTGCTCCTCCGAGCCGCCCGAGGACCGCCCCCGGGGTGGTCCCGGTGGGCGAGTTCCGCGTCATCACCCGCCTCGGCGGCGCGTCACGCCCGCGGTCGGGGGAGTCCCGGTTAGCGTGCTGCGGGTGAAGGTCCCTGCGCGTCGCTCCGTCCCCGGGCAGCAGCCGGCCGCCTCCGCCGAGGCAGCGCCGGTGACGCCGCCGACCCCCGCGACGCCCGCCGGCGGGCCGACCGCCGGGACCGGCACCGACGGCCCCGCGCCCCGGCCCGACACCCACGACGGCGAGACGCCCATGCCCGACCCCACCGACCCCGCGACCCCGGCCGGACCCGTGCTCGTCGAGCCGCCGTCCGCCGCCGAGCTCGTCGAGGGCGCCGCCGGCACGTGGCGCGCCGCGCTCGTCGAGGCCGCCGGCGGCTCGACGCTGGCCGACGTCGAGCTGCTCGGCGACGCCGCCCTCGACCTGTCCGCCGCGCACCCCTCCGGCATCGCCCAGCTGTTCGCCGGGCGGGAGACCCGGCTGTCGAACCTGGTCCGCGAGGGCGCCGCGCGCGGCACCGCCCGGCGCCGCGCCCGCGCCGTCGCCGCCCGCGCCGGGACCTACGCGCAGCAGTACGGCATCGCGCCGACCTACCTGGCCATCGGCGTCGCCTCGTGGACCGAGCACTCGACGCCCGACGTGGCGACCGACGACGTCGCGGCGATCGCCACGGCGACGCGGGAGTCGACGGCGGCACGCCCGGACGGCGTCGCCGCGGACGACGACGCCCCCGCCCCGACCGCCCGCAAGGTGCGCGCGCCCGTGCTGCTCCGGCCGGTCTCGCTCCGCGCCCGCGGCACCGCCGAGAGCGACTACGAGCTGACCCTCGAGCCGTCCCTCGAGGTCAACCCGGTCCTGGCCCGCGCGCTGCGCTCGCGCGGGGCGCTGCTCGACCCCGGCGCCGTCGCCCGGAGCGCGTTCACCGGGTCGGGCTTCGACCCGCGCGACGCCATCACCCGGCTGACCTCGCTCGGCACCGCGGTCCTCGACGACTTCCAGCTCGTCGACCGGATCGTCGTCGGCACGTTCGTGCACCCGGGCCAGGTGCTCGTCGACGACCTGGACCGGCTGGCGTCCGCCCTGGACCGGCACGAGGTGGTCGCCGCGCTGGCGGGCGTCCCCGAGGCCGTCGCCGCGCTCGACGTCGCCGTGCCCGAGCCGTCCCGCGGCGACCGCGACCCGGCGCTGGAGCGCGGGGTGGGCGACCTGGACCCCGCCCAGCAGCACGTCCTCGACGTGGTCGCCGGCGGGTCGCACGTCTTCGTCGACGCGCCTGCCGACAGCGACGTCACCGGCACCCTGGCCGCGCTGGTCGCCGACGCCGCGGCCGAGGGCCGCACCGTCCTGTACGTCCCCGGGCACCGGCGCGCCGCCGTCGCGCTGCGCGAGCGCCTGGAGCAGCTCGGGGTGGGTGAGGTCCTGCTGGACGTCGCACCCGACGCCGCGTGGCGCGCCGCCTCGTCGCGCCGGCTCATGGGCGCGATGACGCTCGACGTCGACCCGGGTGACCCGGTGGCGACCGGCGAGCTCCGCCGGGCCCTGGTCGAGCGCCGGGAGCGGCTGCGCGGCTACGTCGACGGCCTGCACCGGGTCCGGGAGCCGTGGGGCGCGTCCGCCTACGACGCGTTCCAGGCGCTGGCGCGACTCACCGCCGAGCGGCCCGCGCCCCGCACCACGGTCCGGCTGGCCGCCGAGGTCGCCCGCACCCTGGACGCCGAGCGCCGCGCCGCCGTCGG encodes the following:
- a CDS encoding OsmC family protein yields the protein MPEDFAVTVGAGTLAPADGDALALPHRWTDGGVRATVAFTGAHLLHLAVAGCVLNDLFREAHARGLPLAGAAVTARGGFAPETWASTGITYEVRLDTTAPDDAVAQLLAVVDEVAEIPRALRQGVPVSRPTAPARPG